A window from Rana temporaria chromosome 8, aRanTem1.1, whole genome shotgun sequence encodes these proteins:
- the LOC120947043 gene encoding kininogen-1-like: MKTGNLATLMFIAAASLLVEVSADDGDQMCPHEYFKKHPEAFQKTMKMIKEKGDNFDFSKLQSCSENEKCPENRLCCKSPCGMKCMRPVTEENAEEVLDLIQKDIEVQEFLEPYVETEDDKKLGMCPGNYLRTHPEFKEKLVNGWLKKVKEHKHDGQSNGKDCSGKHFHKLSAKADCSVDGDCSDQTRCCRTMCGKKCMKPVFTEEDYKKSMFGDKGENKQKRDLEAQEEGSDSPPGEDLDHDHNQCKHGKCHKKRPGQDRDNEEESEEEGRGHGKKREHGKGPKHGKGCNKGKEHGKGKGKGLQEGKGPKHGKCPGKGCKHGKGHGKGLENDDDDSESHENKGQVEEGDGNLRGKRLAEFRADNEDEHGSTNEEETGKCKGKGKGKGKGKGKGKGKGKGKGKGKGKGKGHREDEE; the protein is encoded by the exons ATGAAGACTGGAAATCTTGCTACGCTGATGTTCATAGCTGCTGCCAGTTTACTTGTGGAAG TAAGTGCTGATGATGGTGACCAGATGTGCCCACATGAATACTTCAAAAAGCATCCTGAAGCCTTTCAAAAGACAATGAAGATGATAAAAGAAAAGGGAGACAACTTTGATTTCAGTAAACTTCAAAGCTGCTCAGAAAATGAAAAATGTCCAGAAAATAGGTTATGCTGCAAATCTCCTTGTGGAATGAAATGTATGAGGCCAGTTACCG AGGAAAACGCAGAGGAGGTACTGGATCTaatacaaaaagatattgaagtacAAGAATTTTTGGAACCATATG tggagactgaagatgACAAGAAATTAGGGATGTGTCCCGGGAATTATCTGAGGACACACCCAGAGTTTAAAGAAAAATTGGTAAACGGATGGCTCAAAAAAGTCAAGGAGCACAAACATGATGGCCAGAGCAATGGCAAAGATTGTTCTGGAAAGCATTTCCACAAATTGTCTGCCAAGGCTGACTGTAGCGTGGATGGAGACTGTTCTGATCAAACGAGGTGCTGCAGGACCATGTGTGGGAAGAAGTGCATGAAACCCGTGTTCA CTGAAGAAGATTATAAGAAGTCAATGTTTGGAGATAAGGGCGAGAACAAGCAGAAACGAGATCTAGAAGCACAAGAAGAAGGATCTGACAGCCCTCCTGGAGAGGACCTGGATCATGATCACAACCAATGTAAACATGGCAAATGCCATAAGAAAAGACCGGGCCAAGATAGAGACAACGAAGAAGAATCTGAGGAAGAAGGCAGGGgccatgggaaaaaaagagaacatggcaAAGGACCTAAGCATGGCAAGGGGTGCAACAAAGGAAAAGAACATGGCAAGGGCAAAGGGAAAGGGTTACAAGAGGGCAAAGGACCTAAACATGGAAAGTGCCCTGGAAAAGGATGTAAGCATGGCAAGGGTCATGGTAAAGGACTAGAGAATGATGATGACGACTCGGAAAGCCATGAAAATAAAGGCCAGGTTGAAGAGGGAGATGGAAACTTAAGAGGAAAACGGCTTGCTGAATTTAGAGCAGACAATGAAGATGAACACGGATCAACAAATGAAGAGGAAACCGGAAAAtgtaaaggaaaaggaaaaggaaaaggaaagggaaaaggaaagggaaaaggaaaaggaaaaggaaaaggaaaaggaaagggaaaaggaaaagggCACAGAGAAGATGAAGAGTAA